A window of Bombyx mori chromosome 2, ASM3026992v2 contains these coding sequences:
- the LOC101744313 gene encoding chorion class CA protein ERA.1 produces MCAISFILLFIQACLIQNAVGVCLGKTGINNAVVAPLAGAAIAPGRLGYEGCGSYGGVGVGNIRVAGELPVVGITSVAGRVPIVGTVKFEGPACAGGCVTIAGQCTPICGWGLAY; encoded by the exons ATGTGTGCTATTTCTTTCATCCTACTCTTCATTCAGGCTTGCCTGATCCAA aATGCTGTCGGTGTCTGTTTAGGAAAGACTGGTATTAACAATGCTGTTGTTGCACCGTTGGCTGGCGCCGCCATTGCCCCTGGTAGACTTGGCTATGAAGGCTGCGGCAGCTATGGCGGTGTTGGCGTTGGTAACATCCGCGTGGCTGGCGAGCTGCCCGTGGTCGGTATCACCTCCGTCGCTGGTCGCGTGCCCATCGTGGGTACTGTTAAATTCGAGGGCCCCGCTTGCGCTGGTGGCTGCGTTACCATTGCTGGCCAATGCACTCCCATCTGCGGATGGGGTCTTGcttattaa
- the LOC101736313 gene encoding chorion class CB protein M5H4-like: MKVFCLYYIAALLVTVANGQCLGREPLLPTGLSPGWAGFDSSVPFDFGFGGPGIGFNTFAPPNGLAASYGGGLTVTSSSPIAPTGLTVTSENTIEGTLSLTGQLPFLGAVSAEGKFPSVGVGSVTYGCGDGIIGITAENPVIPLASGYGNLGVPYNSRGYGPVY; encoded by the exons ATGAAagtattttgtttgtattatatCGCAGCCTTACTGGTCACG GTTGCAAACGGCCAGTGTCTCGGTCGCGAACCACTCTTACCGACAGGTCTTAGTCCAGGCTGGGCCGGTTTCGATAGTTCTGTACCATTCGACTTTGGATTCGGCGGTCCAGGGATTGGCTTCAATACATTCGCACCTCCAAACGGCTTAGCAGCTTCTTATGGCGGAGGACTAACAGTTACCAGTTCCTCCCCCATTGCTCCAACAGGATTGACAGTTACTTCTGAAAATACTATCGAAGGCACGCTGTCTCTTACCGGACAGCTACCATTCTTAGGTGCTGTGTCTGCCGAAGGTAAATTCCCTTCTGTTGGCGTCGGATCTGTAACTTATGGATGTGGAGACGGTATTATTGGTATCACCGCAGAAAACCCAGTCATTCCCTTAGCTTCAGGATACGGAAATCTTGGTGTTCCATACAATAGCAGAGGTTATGGTCCAGTTTATTAA